In Pseudodesulfovibrio sp. JC047, the following proteins share a genomic window:
- a CDS encoding MATE family efflux transporter, with protein sequence MAETIRESSKEHPFQKKPNRTLVRLAFPVLFSLVAEPLTGLADTAFVARLAGAEPVAALGVGTVAFTSLFWAFTFLGVGTQTAVAQALGRDEQQRATRVVSLACLLALVFGGGLLFGTIGFLSPIAALFGAEGVVNDLACDYMTYRLVGAPAVLISLACFGAFRGLQDMHTPLYVAVAVNLLNIVLDWILIFGSGGLSPLGVAGAAIASTISQWIGAVWCVWGVWRRLGWTWKVHGSDVARLMKVGGDLSIRTGAVLVFLALCTRVANQYGPNEGAAYQAIRQFYIFSALFLDAFAVTGQSLVGYFVGAADRMQARRVARVVCLWSLGTGTVLCLFMLLAEQGVAWLLVPSTAHGIFGPAWIVVALTQPLGSLSFATDGIHWGTGDFRYLRNAMLVACMIGGACLWMMRFFQPSNVLVFIWLVTALWTFIRAGFGIVRLWPGIGDAPLAQKTAKKSALR encoded by the coding sequence GTGGCTGAGACGATAAGAGAAAGTTCAAAAGAACACCCTTTTCAAAAAAAACCGAATCGGACATTGGTTCGATTGGCCTTTCCCGTTTTGTTTTCACTGGTGGCCGAACCGTTGACCGGACTTGCCGATACGGCGTTTGTCGCTCGTTTGGCCGGGGCTGAACCTGTTGCGGCTCTCGGGGTTGGAACCGTGGCGTTTACTTCGTTATTCTGGGCATTTACCTTTTTAGGTGTCGGGACACAGACAGCGGTCGCCCAAGCTCTCGGGCGTGATGAGCAACAACGGGCAACCAGAGTGGTCTCGTTGGCCTGTTTGTTGGCCCTGGTGTTTGGAGGGGGGCTACTTTTCGGGACAATCGGATTCCTTTCGCCTATCGCCGCGCTGTTCGGAGCTGAGGGTGTGGTCAATGATCTGGCTTGTGACTATATGACCTATCGACTTGTCGGCGCGCCGGCTGTGCTTATTTCTTTGGCATGTTTTGGCGCATTCAGGGGGCTTCAGGATATGCATACCCCACTGTATGTGGCCGTTGCCGTCAATCTTCTCAACATCGTGCTTGATTGGATACTTATTTTTGGCAGCGGTGGTCTTTCGCCTTTGGGCGTGGCTGGAGCGGCCATTGCCAGTACAATCAGTCAGTGGATTGGTGCAGTCTGGTGTGTGTGGGGTGTCTGGCGTCGGCTCGGCTGGACGTGGAAAGTGCATGGTTCCGATGTAGCAAGGCTCATGAAGGTGGGGGGCGACCTTTCCATTCGGACCGGGGCCGTGTTGGTTTTTTTGGCGTTGTGTACCCGTGTGGCCAACCAGTATGGCCCGAATGAAGGTGCTGCGTATCAGGCCATTCGGCAATTTTACATTTTTTCGGCGTTGTTTCTGGATGCTTTTGCCGTCACTGGCCAGAGTCTTGTGGGATATTTTGTCGGAGCGGCGGATCGTATGCAAGCGCGACGGGTAGCTCGTGTGGTTTGTTTGTGGAGCCTGGGGACAGGGACGGTGTTGTGTCTGTTCATGCTGTTGGCTGAGCAAGGGGTGGCCTGGCTTTTGGTGCCATCGACTGCACACGGGATATTCGGTCCGGCCTGGATTGTCGTCGCCTTGACGCAGCCTCTCGGCTCATTGTCCTTTGCAACCGATGGTATTCATTGGGGCACAGGGGATTTTCGCTATTTGCGAAATGCCATGTTGGTGGCGTGCATGATTGGCGGAGCGTGTCTTTGGATGATGCGTTTTTTCCAGCCGTCAAATGTTTTGGTTTTCATTTGGCTGGTCACCGCGCTGTGGACCTTTATCCGCGCGGGTTTTGGAATTGTTCGCTTGTGGCCGGGGATCGGAGATGCGCCACTCGCACAAAAGACGGCAAAAAAGAGCGCCTTGCGGTAA
- a CDS encoding Hpt domain-containing protein, with the protein MHKDIIDSKFLESMADKRSFLKRMFTVFISQEPKRIQEIKNALHAQDNERLRHLAHSLKGGAATIGVERVRECCLNLENASRANDMEAANAHFETLEVEMRNAYAFMFDFLAE; encoded by the coding sequence GTGCACAAAGATATTATAGACAGTAAGTTTCTGGAATCAATGGCAGATAAGCGATCATTTCTCAAAAGAATGTTCACGGTGTTCATTTCTCAAGAACCCAAACGCATTCAGGAAATCAAGAACGCTCTTCATGCGCAGGACAATGAACGATTGCGCCACCTGGCCCACTCTCTCAAGGGAGGTGCCGCGACCATTGGTGTTGAGCGGGTGCGAGAGTGTTGCCTCAACCTTGAAAACGCCTCTAGGGCAAATGATATGGAAGCGGCCAATGCACATTTTGAGACTCTGGAAGTCGAAATGCGCAATGCATACGCGTTCATGTTCGACTTTCTGGCAGAATAG
- a CDS encoding ACT domain-containing protein produces the protein MKVDQLSIFLENRAGRLAEVTRILSEAGVNIRALSLADTSDFGILRLIVSDFTKAKDTLKEAGFTVGRTSVVAVEVSDVPGGLNAILTMLQESGINVEYMYAFVQQSGNSAVLIFRFDRTDQGIELLHKNNIATIPGDTLYAM, from the coding sequence ATGAAAGTAGACCAACTCTCCATATTTTTGGAAAACCGTGCCGGACGTCTCGCTGAGGTCACCCGCATCCTGTCCGAGGCTGGCGTCAACATCCGTGCGCTTTCCTTGGCAGACACTTCGGACTTTGGCATTCTGCGTCTTATTGTTTCCGACTTCACCAAGGCCAAGGACACACTGAAAGAAGCCGGATTCACTGTTGGGCGAACCTCGGTTGTCGCTGTGGAAGTATCCGATGTGCCTGGCGGGTTAAACGCCATCCTCACCATGCTTCAAGAATCAGGAATCAACGTGGAATACATGTACGCCTTTGTCCAGCAAAGCGGCAACTCAGCCGTATTGATCTTCCGGTTTGACCGAACCGATCAAGGCATTGAGCTGTTGCATAAAAATAACATCGCCACAATTCCTGGCGACACACTGTACGCCATGTAA
- a CDS encoding phenylacetate--CoA ligase produces the protein MIYDIKNETLPREDLEKLQLRRLQALCERVYATVPFYKKSFDEKGVKPQDIKSLKDLTRLPFTVKQDLRDQYPFGLFSVPKDQIVRIHSSSGTTGTATVVGYTKRDIQNWGELMARAFMAAGASASDTVHNSYGYGLFTGGLGVHYGAETLGATVVPISGGATRRQVALLKDFAPDVICATPSYALFLAETGKEMGIDIKDLPLRVGIFGAEPWTNEMRLEIEQKLGIKAIDIYGLSEIMGPGVAIECLEAQDGLHIQEDHFLAETINPETGEPVGPGEEGELVFTTLTKEGIPLIRYRTRDLTSLNTAPCKCGRTTARMKRISGRSDDMLIIRGVNVFPSQIESILIKTEGLTPHYQLIVDRQANLDTLEVHVEVNESIFSDEIKNLQRVESKVMKNIKEFLGVTAKVKLVSPKEIERSTGKAKRIIDKRKEG, from the coding sequence ATGATTTACGACATCAAAAACGAAACCCTGCCAAGGGAGGACCTGGAAAAACTCCAGCTCCGCAGACTTCAGGCTTTATGCGAACGCGTCTATGCCACTGTCCCCTTTTACAAAAAATCCTTTGATGAAAAGGGAGTAAAACCGCAGGATATAAAAAGTCTGAAGGACCTTACTCGGCTGCCATTCACGGTCAAGCAGGACCTCCGTGACCAATACCCCTTCGGCCTTTTTTCCGTGCCCAAAGACCAAATCGTCCGCATTCACTCCTCGTCGGGCACAACCGGCACGGCCACCGTTGTCGGCTACACCAAACGAGACATCCAGAACTGGGGCGAACTCATGGCCCGCGCTTTCATGGCTGCCGGAGCTTCGGCCAGCGACACAGTTCACAACTCCTATGGCTACGGGCTGTTCACTGGCGGACTGGGCGTTCACTACGGTGCGGAAACACTGGGAGCGACCGTTGTCCCTATCTCCGGTGGAGCCACCAGACGACAGGTCGCCCTGCTCAAGGACTTTGCCCCGGACGTCATCTGTGCCACCCCGTCCTATGCATTGTTTCTGGCCGAAACAGGAAAGGAAATGGGGATCGACATCAAAGACCTTCCACTGCGCGTCGGCATTTTCGGTGCAGAACCATGGACCAATGAAATGCGCCTCGAAATCGAACAGAAACTCGGTATCAAGGCCATTGACATCTATGGACTGTCCGAAATCATGGGACCAGGCGTGGCCATTGAATGTCTCGAAGCCCAAGATGGTCTGCACATTCAGGAAGACCACTTTCTGGCAGAAACCATCAATCCGGAAACAGGCGAACCTGTCGGCCCGGGCGAAGAAGGCGAACTCGTCTTCACCACCTTGACCAAAGAAGGAATTCCCCTCATCCGCTACCGGACTCGCGATCTGACAAGCCTGAACACCGCCCCATGCAAATGTGGCCGAACCACGGCCCGTATGAAACGTATTTCTGGCCGTTCCGATGACATGCTCATCATTCGTGGCGTCAATGTCTTCCCCTCACAAATTGAATCCATTCTCATAAAAACCGAAGGGTTAACACCGCACTATCAACTTATTGTTGATCGGCAGGCCAACCTGGACACGTTGGAAGTTCATGTCGAAGTCAATGAATCCATCTTCTCGGATGAGATTAAGAATTTACAACGGGTCGAATCAAAGGTAATGAAAAACATTAAAGAATTCCTCGGCGTCACCGCCAAGGTAAAATTGGTCAGTCCCAAGGAGATTGAACGCTCCACGGGCAAGGCCAAGCGCATCATTGATAAGAGAAAAGAAGGCTAA
- a CDS encoding nitroreductase family protein, producing MQFRELMERNRSRRTFDESRPVAMETLVELIALTRFMPSGRNMQPLKYFAVTDPDQCAALFPLLGWAGYLKDWKGPAEGERPTGYIIMLLDKDLADDPGCDHGIASQSIMLGAVEKGLGGCIIGTCNRKKMGEVLDLSEKYDILLVLALGVPTQDVVVEPLPSDGSITYWSGDDGRHHVPKRGMDELLVGCYPEKD from the coding sequence ATGCAGTTCAGGGAATTGATGGAACGAAATAGGTCACGGCGGACTTTTGACGAGTCTCGTCCTGTTGCCATGGAAACATTGGTCGAACTGATTGCATTGACTCGATTCATGCCGTCGGGAAGGAATATGCAGCCTTTGAAATATTTTGCCGTGACTGACCCGGACCAATGCGCTGCTTTGTTTCCCCTTTTGGGCTGGGCTGGATACCTCAAGGATTGGAAAGGTCCGGCAGAAGGAGAGCGGCCAACCGGCTATATCATCATGCTTTTGGATAAGGATCTGGCGGATGATCCCGGATGTGATCACGGGATAGCCAGTCAGTCCATCATGCTTGGAGCGGTTGAAAAAGGTCTTGGCGGATGTATTATCGGAACGTGTAACAGAAAAAAGATGGGCGAGGTACTCGACCTGTCCGAAAAATACGATATACTGTTGGTCTTGGCATTGGGTGTTCCCACTCAGGATGTGGTTGTGGAACCGCTTCCCTCTGACGGCAGTATCACGTATTGGAGTGGAGACGATGGCAGACACCATGTTCCCAAACGTGGGATGGATGAGCTGCTTGTTGGGTGCTACCCTGAAAAAGATTAA
- the rsfS gene encoding ribosome silencing factor, with amino-acid sequence MLNKEKKFAQMKSEDKARRVAQWLDEKQGEKIVAIDVSKMSSVTDMTIVVSARGVKHAKALAEFVLDKAAEENIEFLSMEGHKTGEWVLVDLNDVLVHVFLDELRGFYNIEGMWAEAPQLEI; translated from the coding sequence TTGTTGAACAAAGAAAAGAAATTTGCGCAGATGAAGAGTGAAGACAAAGCTCGGAGAGTCGCACAATGGCTTGATGAAAAACAGGGCGAAAAGATTGTGGCTATCGATGTCTCGAAAATGAGTTCGGTCACCGATATGACAATCGTGGTTTCTGCCCGTGGTGTGAAACATGCCAAGGCCCTGGCGGAATTTGTTTTGGACAAGGCCGCTGAAGAGAATATCGAATTCCTGAGTATGGAAGGGCATAAAACAGGTGAGTGGGTCCTCGTTGATCTGAATGACGTGCTGGTTCATGTCTTTCTGGATGAATTGCGAGGATTTTACAATATCGAAGGGATGTGGGCGGAAGCACCGCAACTCGAAATTTAG
- the gpmI gene encoding 2,3-bisphosphoglycerate-independent phosphoglycerate mutase, producing MAEPKKTLLLILDGWGIAPESEGNCVRNAPTPHLDRLLAQYPNTRLTCSGRAVGLPDGFMGNSEVGHMNIGGGRIVYQDMTRIDLSLEDGSFYANPTLLSLMEKTKAGSGRLHLMGLVSDGGVHSHQNHIYAALRVAKEQGVPEVFVHAFMDGRDTSPTSGLGYMRQLIAAMDEIGIGRIATVSGRYWAMDRDKRFDRNALAYKALVSGEGVTMTDPMSGIQASYDRDETDEFIKPSVIHGVDGQIGDGDGVFFFNFRADRARQLCRSLYASDFNEFPRESVPAMADFVTMTQYESSFPMPVAFPPETYSGTLGEVASGQGMKQLRIAETEKYAHVTYFLNCGREDPFPNEDRVMVPSPREVATYDQKPQMSADEVTDTLRRKFPEYDLCVCNLANLDMVGHTGIIDAAKQACVTVDACVGRIVETVLEAGGRMLLTADHGNAEKLIADDGSPHTAHTTNPVPLVYIEKGCEDAELEEGILGDLAPTILGLWGVEQPAEMTGKNLVKKRR from the coding sequence ATGGCCGAACCGAAGAAAACACTGCTGTTGATTCTGGACGGATGGGGCATTGCGCCCGAGAGCGAGGGCAATTGCGTTCGTAACGCCCCAACGCCTCATCTGGATAGGCTTCTGGCACAGTATCCCAACACCCGTCTGACCTGTTCGGGACGGGCTGTGGGACTGCCTGACGGCTTCATGGGCAATTCCGAAGTTGGTCATATGAATATCGGTGGCGGTCGTATCGTCTATCAGGACATGACTCGTATTGACCTTTCGTTGGAGGACGGCAGTTTTTACGCAAATCCAACGCTCTTGAGCCTGATGGAAAAGACCAAGGCCGGAAGTGGCCGTTTGCATCTCATGGGTCTGGTCTCAGATGGCGGTGTTCACAGTCATCAGAACCACATCTATGCCGCGCTCAGGGTGGCCAAGGAACAGGGAGTGCCCGAAGTCTTTGTCCATGCCTTCATGGATGGGCGGGATACCTCGCCGACCAGCGGATTGGGGTATATGCGGCAGTTGATAGCCGCGATGGACGAGATTGGAATTGGGCGAATTGCGACCGTGAGTGGTCGGTATTGGGCCATGGATCGGGATAAGCGTTTTGATCGCAATGCGCTTGCGTACAAGGCACTGGTTTCCGGGGAAGGTGTGACCATGACCGATCCCATGTCCGGAATACAGGCTTCGTATGATCGGGATGAGACAGACGAATTCATCAAACCGAGTGTTATCCACGGTGTGGATGGGCAGATCGGTGATGGAGATGGCGTGTTTTTCTTCAATTTCCGGGCAGATCGAGCACGGCAGTTGTGCCGTTCGCTTTATGCATCGGATTTCAACGAATTCCCGCGTGAATCGGTGCCGGCAATGGCGGATTTCGTGACCATGACACAATACGAGTCCTCGTTTCCCATGCCCGTGGCGTTTCCGCCGGAAACCTACAGTGGAACGCTGGGGGAAGTCGCGTCCGGTCAGGGTATGAAGCAGTTGCGAATTGCCGAAACCGAGAAATATGCGCATGTGACCTATTTCCTCAATTGTGGGCGGGAAGACCCGTTCCCGAATGAGGATCGGGTCATGGTGCCTTCGCCTCGCGAGGTCGCGACATACGATCAAAAACCGCAAATGAGTGCGGACGAAGTAACTGATACGCTCAGACGCAAATTCCCGGAATATGACCTGTGCGTCTGCAATCTTGCCAATTTGGATATGGTGGGACATACCGGTATCATCGATGCGGCAAAACAGGCGTGTGTGACCGTGGATGCGTGTGTGGGCCGGATTGTGGAAACGGTTCTGGAAGCTGGTGGGCGCATGTTATTGACCGCTGACCATGGCAATGCCGAAAAGTTGATTGCCGATGACGGCAGTCCGCATACCGCGCATACGACCAATCCTGTTCCTTTGGTATATATTGAAAAAGGGTGTGAAGATGCTGAGCTTGAAGAGGGGATTCTGGGCGATTTGGCTCCGACGATCCTTGGATTGTGGGGCGTTGAGCAGCCCGCTGAAATGACCGGAAAGAACCTGGTCAAAAAGAGAAGATAA
- a CDS encoding DMT family transporter, translating to MTNSKKAIFFGLVTVGIWSTVASAFKIALTELDPFQLLLIACTTSIVALAGIMAFQGTLHQLFAMPRREMLRSALLGILNPFLYYIILFKAYDLLPAQEAQPINYTWAITLSLLSIPLLGQKMSSKDLGAICLSYFGIVVISTHGNPFSLEFSNLTGVGLALASTVIWAVYWIFNTRSTAEPLAGLLLGFLCAFPLILVTTLCVSELPTVSTKAALAALYVGIFEMGITFALWLTAMKYAATPDGGGTARIANLIFLSPFLSLIFIHFLVGEEILPATVAGLGFIVAGNCLMQYKKSATK from the coding sequence GTGACAAACAGCAAAAAAGCCATTTTCTTCGGGCTGGTCACCGTGGGCATCTGGTCCACGGTGGCCTCAGCCTTCAAAATAGCCCTGACCGAACTGGACCCCTTCCAACTTCTGCTCATTGCCTGCACCACATCTATTGTGGCCCTGGCTGGAATTATGGCCTTTCAAGGCACCCTGCATCAACTTTTCGCAATGCCACGCCGTGAGATGCTCCGTTCGGCCCTGCTTGGCATACTTAATCCGTTTCTCTACTACATCATACTTTTCAAAGCGTATGACCTGCTTCCGGCACAGGAGGCCCAACCGATTAATTACACTTGGGCCATCACCCTCTCTCTTTTGTCCATCCCACTTCTGGGCCAGAAGATGTCAAGTAAGGACTTGGGAGCCATCTGTCTCAGCTATTTCGGTATTGTGGTCATTTCCACCCATGGCAATCCCTTCTCCCTCGAATTCTCCAACCTCACCGGCGTCGGCCTGGCTCTGGCAAGCACGGTTATCTGGGCGGTGTATTGGATTTTCAACACCCGGAGCACCGCTGAACCTCTGGCAGGACTTCTGCTTGGATTCCTCTGCGCGTTCCCACTCATTCTTGTGACCACACTCTGCGTCTCAGAGCTGCCAACAGTCTCCACCAAAGCGGCCCTTGCTGCGCTCTATGTTGGCATTTTCGAAATGGGTATCACGTTCGCCCTTTGGCTCACCGCCATGAAGTACGCCGCGACCCCGGACGGCGGCGGCACAGCCCGTATCGCGAATCTCATTTTCCTTTCCCCATTCCTTTCGCTCATCTTCATCCATTTCCTCGTGGGAGAAGAAATCCTGCCCGCGACTGTTGCTGGTCTCGGCTTCATTGTGGCTGGGAATTGTCTCATGCAGTACAAAAAGTCGGCAACGAAATAA